The Cytobacillus firmus genome segment GGACTCGAACCTTCGACCCTCTGATTAAAAGTCAGATGCTCTACCGACTGAGCTAATGGCTCATTAGAAATGGCTGGGCTAGCAGGATTCGAACCTGCGAGTGACGGAGTCAAAGTCCGGTGCCTTACCGCTTGGCTATAGCCCAATAACAAATGGCGTTCCCGATAGGAATCGAACAGGCGATCTCCTGCGTGACAGGCAGGCATGTTAACCGCTACACCACGGGACCAGCCATAGAAAACCGTCGGAAATAAAAAAAGTGACCCGTACGGGATTCGAACCCGTGTTACCGCCGTGAAAGGGCGGTGTCTTAACCGCTTGACCAACGGGCCATTGTTAGAATTTTCTGGCGGAGAAGGAGGGATTTGAACCCTCGCGCCGCTTACGCGACCTACACCCTTAGCAGGGGCGCCTCTTCAGCCACTTGAGTACTTCCCCAAATATGGCTCCGCAGGCAGGATTCGAACCTGCGACCGTTCGGTTAACAGCCGAATGCTCTACCACTGAGCTACTGCGGAATAATAATAAACTTGATCGAAAAAACAGTTAACATCTTATCGACTCTTCATATTATAAGGACGTGCACTATAAAAGTCAAGCATCTTTTTAGAAGAATTTATTAGCCGCTTGTCCTGTATTGACCTGCGACAATTATTAAATATAAAGCGTACTTAATCTAATGTCAATTCTTTTTTAAACACTAATTTCCCTTTGCATTTACCGCAGACATATTTCTTCGTATCTACTTTTCTTTTTCTCCGATAAGTTTGGCCGCATTCCTTGCACATATATAAAAGAATCTTAGCAGATCTGTTTGTCTTCGGACGATCAGGCAAGACTGAACAAAATCGTGGTGCTCCCACTTTCTTCATTAGCATTCTGAAGTCCTGATCACGGTGTTTATATCCTTTTCCTTCTAAGTGCAAATGGTAATGACATAACTCGTGCTTAATAATTCCCTCTAATTCTTCGGCGCCAAGCTGCTCATAATACTTTTTGTTTATTTCAACATGATGCGAATTCAGCATATATCTTCCGCCAGTGGATTTTAGGCGTGAATTAAAATATGCCTGGTGGCAAAAAGGCTTGCCGAAGCTTTCTAATGATATCTTTTCAACAAGTGTCTGAAGCTCCTGGTCATTCATCGCAATGTTTTTCCTCTCTTATCGTAAACATGACAACCTATTATAGCATACATTATATATACCTTTTACAGCTCTGAACTCTCCTTCGCCCAGGAAGCCAATTATCAGATTCCAATTAACGGGAGGTAAATCTTATGCCTGTATGGTTTCAAAATCAAATCCAGCGTGCCTTTTATGAAAAAGACCGCTATCAGATCAAACTGCTGAATCAGTGCTGGTTTTTCTATAGAAAGAAACATTGCTCATAAAAGGCACTAATGTCGGCCGTACACTCCAGTCCCGATGCCGAAAATCCCCAGTCCAGCGGAACTCATCAGCAGTCATAAAAAGCATAAGCCAAATCACGCCAGAAATAGTGATTTCCGGTGTGATTTGGCTTATGACTCAAAACTGTGAAATTACTGCCTTCTATTAATTAGAATGGCCCAGCATTGTTAAAGCGACTCTTCCCTTTTGTTTATCAACAGAGTCCACC includes the following:
- a CDS encoding SprT family protein; this translates as MNDQELQTLVEKISLESFGKPFCHQAYFNSRLKSTGGRYMLNSHHVEINKKYYEQLGAEELEGIIKHELCHYHLHLEGKGYKHRDQDFRMLMKKVGAPRFCSVLPDRPKTNRSAKILLYMCKECGQTYRRKRKVDTKKYVCGKCKGKLVFKKELTLD
- the cmpA gene encoding cortex morphogenetic protein CmpA; protein product: MPVWFQNQIQRAFYEKDRYQIKLLNQCWFFYRKKHCS